A window of the Tursiops truncatus isolate mTurTru1 chromosome 14, mTurTru1.mat.Y, whole genome shotgun sequence genome harbors these coding sequences:
- the WDR54 gene encoding WD repeat-containing protein 54 isoform X2: MFRRERSIPLRGSAAALCNNLSVLQLPGRNLTHFGVVHGPSAQLLSAAPEGVPLAQRQLQAKEGAGVSPPLITQVHWCVLPFRVLLVLTSHRGIQMYESDGSVMVYWHALDAGDASLVQAVFARGIASSGHFICVGMWSGRVLVFDIPAKGPNIVLSEELAGHQTPVTDIATEPAQGQDCVADMVTADDSGLLCVWQSGPEFKLLTRIPGFGVPCPSVQLWQGTIAAGYGNGQVRLYEASTGTLHVQIDAHARAICALDLAPELLSAAEDTFVHIWKLSRSPEGGYIEVEHCHGECVPDTQVCGARFCDPAGSSFAVTGYDLAEILRFSSM; encoded by the exons ATGTTCCGCCGGGAGCGCTCCATCCCCCTTCGAGGCTCAGCCGCCGCCCTGTGCAACAACCTCAGTGTGCTGCAGCTGCCCGGCCGCAACCTCACACATTTTGGAGTAGTCCATGGACCCAGCGCCCAGCTTCTCAGCGCTGCTCCTGAGGGTGTGCCCTTGGCCCAGCGCCAACTCCAAGCTAAGGAGGGCGCTGGAGTAAGCCCCCCACTTATCACCCAG GTCCACTGGTGTGTCCTCCCTTTCCGAGTATTGCTGGTACTCACCTCACATCGAGGAATACAA ATGTATGAGTCTGATGGCTCCGTCATGGTCTATTGGCATGCACTGGATGCTGGAGATGCCTCTCTAG TGCAGGCTGTGTTTGCCCGAGGAATTGCTTCCAGTGGCCACTTCATCTGTGTGG GAATGTGGTCAGGCCGGGTACTGGTTTTTGACATCCCAGCCAAGGGTCCCAACATTGTACTGAGTGAAGAGCTGGCTGGGCACCAGACACCAGTCACAGACATTGCCACCGAGCCTGCCCAGGGACAG GACTGCGTGGCTGACATGGTGACAGCAGATGACTCAGGCTTGCTGTGTGTCTGGCAGTCAGGGCCTGAATTCAAATTATTGACCCGAATTCCAGGATTCGG GGTCCCGTGCCCTTCTGTGCAGCTGTGGCAGGGGACCATAGCAGCAGGCTATGGGAACGGGCAAGTGCGTCTGTATGAAGCCAGTACAGGAACTCTACATGTCCAGATCGACGCCCACGCCCGGGCCATCTGTGCCCTGGATCTGGCTCCTGAG CTACTCTCTGCGGCTGAGGACACCTTTGTACACATCTGGAAGCTAAGCAGAAGCCCAGAGGGTGGCTACATTGAG GTGGAGCACTGTCATGGAGAGTGTGTACCCGACACCCAGGTGTGTGGTGCCCGATTCTGTGATCCTGCAGGCAGCTCCTTTGCTGTGACTGGCTATGACCTCGCCGAGATCCTGAGATTCAGCAGCATGTGA
- the RTKN gene encoding rhotekin isoform X1: MFSRNHRSRVTVARGSALEMEFKRGRFRLSLFCDPPEDTELQRKLDHEIRMREGTCKLLAACSQREQTLEATKSLLVCNSRILSYMGELQRRKEAQVLRKTGRRPSDSGPPAERSPCRGQVCISDLRIPLMWKDTEYFKNKGDLHRWAVFLLLQIGEHIQDTEMILVDRTLTDISFQNNVLFAEAGPDFELRLELYGACVEEEGALAGAPKRLATKLSSSLGRSSGRRVRASLETAGGSGSSPILLPTPAVGGPRYHLLAHTTLTLAAVQDGFRTHDLTLASHEENPAWLPLYGSVCCRLVAQPFCMTQPTASGTLKVQQTGELQDWVRVHGVLKGTNLFCYRQPEDTDTGEEPLFTIAINKETRVRAGELDQAAGRPFTLSISNQYAEDEVTHTLQAESRGALQSWMEALWQLFFDMSQWKQCCDEIMKIETPAPRKPPQVLAKQGSLYHEMAIEPLDDIAAVTDILAQREGTRLETPPPWLAVFTDQPALSGPCSPASVAPTPAQTHSLPWGRPRTLSLDAVPPDHSPGASHSVAPLPPKRSPQSRGLCSKGPPDTWLQSPV; this comes from the exons ATGTTCTCCCGAAACCACCGGAGCCGGGTCACCGTAGCCAGGGGCTCTGCCCTGGAGATGGAGTTCAAACGCGGCCGCTTCCGACTCAGCCTCTTCTGCGACCCACCGGAG GACACAGAGTTGCAAAGAAAGCTAGACCATGAGATCCGGATGAGGGAAGGGACCTGCAAGCTGCTGGCGGCCTGCTCCCAGCGAGAGCAGACTCTGGAAGCCACCAAGAGCCTGCTAGTGTGCAACAGCCGCATCCTCAGCTACATGGGCGAGCTGCAGCGGCGCAAGGAGGCGCAGGTGCTGAGGAAGACAGGCCGGCG GCCTTCTGACAGTGGGCCGCCCGCTGAGCGCTCCCCCTGCCGTGGCCAGGTCTGCATTTCTG ATCTCCGGATTCCACTCATGTGGAAGGACACAGAATATTTCAAGAACAAAGGTG ACCTGCACCGTTGGGCTGTGTTCTTGCTGCTGCAGATAGGGGAACACATTCAGGACACGGAGATGATCCTGGTGGACAGGACCCTCACAGACATCTCCTTTCAGAACAACGTGCTCTT TGCCGAGGCAGGGCCAGACTTTGAACTGCGGCTGGAGCTGTATGGGGCCTGCGTGGAAGAGGAGGGGGCCCTGGCTGGAGCCCCCAAGAGGCTTGCCACCAAACTCAGCAGCTCGCTGGGCCGCTCCTCGGGGAGGCGTGTGCGGGCATCTCTGGAGACAGCTGGGGGCTCAGGGAGCAGTCCCATCTTGCTCCCCACCCCGGCTGTTGG TGGTCCTCGTTACCACCTCTTGGCTCATACCACACTCACCCTGGCAGCAGTGCAAGATGGGTTCCGCACACATGACCTGACCCTCGCCAGTCATg AGGAGAACCCCGCCTGGCTGCCCCTTTATGGTAGCGTGTGTTGCCGTCTGGTGGCTCAGCCTTTCTGCATGACTCAGCCTACTGCAAGTGGTACCCTCAAGGTGCAG CAAACTGGGGAGCTGCAGGACTGGGTGCGAGTGCATGGAGTCTTGAAAGGCACAAACCTCTTCTGTTACCGGCAACCTGAAGACACAGACACTGGGGAGGAGCCGCTGTTTACTATTGCGATCAACAAG GAGACTCGAGTCCGGGCAGGGGAGCTGGACCAGGCAGCGGGCCGGCCCTTCACCCTGAGCATCAGTAACCAGTATGCGGAGGATGAGGTGACACACACCCTTCAGGCAGAGAGTCGGGGAGCCCTGCAGAGCTGGATGGAAGCTCTGTGGCAGCTTTTCTTTGACATGA GCCAGTGGAAGCAGTGCTGcgatgaaataatgaaaattgaaACCCCTGCTCCTCGGAAACCACCCCAAGTACTGGCCAAGCAGGGGTCCTTGTACCATGAGATGG ctattgagccgcTGGATGACATCGCAGCGGTGACAGACATCCTGGCCCAGCGGGAGGGCACGAGGCTGGAGACGCCCCCACCCTGGCTAGCAGTGTTTACAGACCAGCCTGCCCTGTCTGGCCCCTGCTCGCCTGCTTCAGTGGCCCCAACCCCAGCCCAGACCCATTCCCTGCCCTGGGGGAGACCCCGAACGTTATCCCTGGATGCTGTCCCCCCAGACCACTCCCCTGGGGCTTCTCATTCGGTTGCCCCTCTACCCCCGAAGCGGTCCCCACAGTCCAGAGGCCTCTGCAGCAAAGGCCCACCCGACACTTGGCTCCAGTCCCCAGTGTGA
- the WDR54 gene encoding WD repeat-containing protein 54 isoform X1 has translation MFRRERSIPLRGSAAALCNNLSVLQLPGRNLTHFGVVHGPSAQLLSAAPEGVPLAQRQLQAKEGAGVSPPLITQVHWCVLPFRVLLVLTSHRGIQMYESDGSVMVYWHALDAGDASLVQAVFARGIASSGHFICVGMWSGRVLVFDIPAKGPNIVLSEELAGHQTPVTDIATEPAQGQDCVADMVTADDSGLLCVWQSGPEFKLLTRIPGFGVPCPSVQLWQGTIAAGYGNGQVRLYEASTGTLHVQIDAHARAICALDLAPEVGKLLSAAEDTFVHIWKLSRSPEGGYIEVEHCHGECVPDTQVCGARFCDPAGSSFAVTGYDLAEILRFSSM, from the exons ATGTTCCGCCGGGAGCGCTCCATCCCCCTTCGAGGCTCAGCCGCCGCCCTGTGCAACAACCTCAGTGTGCTGCAGCTGCCCGGCCGCAACCTCACACATTTTGGAGTAGTCCATGGACCCAGCGCCCAGCTTCTCAGCGCTGCTCCTGAGGGTGTGCCCTTGGCCCAGCGCCAACTCCAAGCTAAGGAGGGCGCTGGAGTAAGCCCCCCACTTATCACCCAG GTCCACTGGTGTGTCCTCCCTTTCCGAGTATTGCTGGTACTCACCTCACATCGAGGAATACAA ATGTATGAGTCTGATGGCTCCGTCATGGTCTATTGGCATGCACTGGATGCTGGAGATGCCTCTCTAG TGCAGGCTGTGTTTGCCCGAGGAATTGCTTCCAGTGGCCACTTCATCTGTGTGG GAATGTGGTCAGGCCGGGTACTGGTTTTTGACATCCCAGCCAAGGGTCCCAACATTGTACTGAGTGAAGAGCTGGCTGGGCACCAGACACCAGTCACAGACATTGCCACCGAGCCTGCCCAGGGACAG GACTGCGTGGCTGACATGGTGACAGCAGATGACTCAGGCTTGCTGTGTGTCTGGCAGTCAGGGCCTGAATTCAAATTATTGACCCGAATTCCAGGATTCGG GGTCCCGTGCCCTTCTGTGCAGCTGTGGCAGGGGACCATAGCAGCAGGCTATGGGAACGGGCAAGTGCGTCTGTATGAAGCCAGTACAGGAACTCTACATGTCCAGATCGACGCCCACGCCCGGGCCATCTGTGCCCTGGATCTGGCTCCTGAGGTGGGCAAg CTACTCTCTGCGGCTGAGGACACCTTTGTACACATCTGGAAGCTAAGCAGAAGCCCAGAGGGTGGCTACATTGAG GTGGAGCACTGTCATGGAGAGTGTGTACCCGACACCCAGGTGTGTGGTGCCCGATTCTGTGATCCTGCAGGCAGCTCCTTTGCTGTGACTGGCTATGACCTCGCCGAGATCCTGAGATTCAGCAGCATGTGA
- the RTKN gene encoding rhotekin isoform X4, which yields MFSRNHRSRVTVARGSALEMEFKRGRFRLSLFCDPPEDTELQRKLDHEIRMREGTCKLLAACSQREQTLEATKSLLVCNSRILSYMGELQRRKEAQVLRKTGRRPSDSGPPAERSPCRGQVCISDLRIPLMWKDTEYFKNKGDLHRWAVFLLLQIGEHIQDTEMILVDRTLTDISFQNNVLFAEAGPDFELRLELYGACVEEEGALAGAPKRLATKLSSSLGRSSGRRVRASLETAGGSGSSPILLPTPAVGGPRYHLLAHTTLTLAAVQDGFRTHDLTLASHEENPAWLPLYGSVCCRLVAQPFCMTQPTASGTLKVQQTGELQDWVRVHGVLKGTNLFCYRQPEDTDTGEEPLFTIAINKETRVRAGELDQAAGRPFTLSISNQYAEDEVTHTLQAESRGALQSWMEALWQLFFDMSQWKQCCDEIMKIETPAPRKPPQVLAKQGSLYHEMVLSEPVTPGGPSEGLLLQDNAISAEIQAWLSSYSDR from the exons ATGTTCTCCCGAAACCACCGGAGCCGGGTCACCGTAGCCAGGGGCTCTGCCCTGGAGATGGAGTTCAAACGCGGCCGCTTCCGACTCAGCCTCTTCTGCGACCCACCGGAG GACACAGAGTTGCAAAGAAAGCTAGACCATGAGATCCGGATGAGGGAAGGGACCTGCAAGCTGCTGGCGGCCTGCTCCCAGCGAGAGCAGACTCTGGAAGCCACCAAGAGCCTGCTAGTGTGCAACAGCCGCATCCTCAGCTACATGGGCGAGCTGCAGCGGCGCAAGGAGGCGCAGGTGCTGAGGAAGACAGGCCGGCG GCCTTCTGACAGTGGGCCGCCCGCTGAGCGCTCCCCCTGCCGTGGCCAGGTCTGCATTTCTG ATCTCCGGATTCCACTCATGTGGAAGGACACAGAATATTTCAAGAACAAAGGTG ACCTGCACCGTTGGGCTGTGTTCTTGCTGCTGCAGATAGGGGAACACATTCAGGACACGGAGATGATCCTGGTGGACAGGACCCTCACAGACATCTCCTTTCAGAACAACGTGCTCTT TGCCGAGGCAGGGCCAGACTTTGAACTGCGGCTGGAGCTGTATGGGGCCTGCGTGGAAGAGGAGGGGGCCCTGGCTGGAGCCCCCAAGAGGCTTGCCACCAAACTCAGCAGCTCGCTGGGCCGCTCCTCGGGGAGGCGTGTGCGGGCATCTCTGGAGACAGCTGGGGGCTCAGGGAGCAGTCCCATCTTGCTCCCCACCCCGGCTGTTGG TGGTCCTCGTTACCACCTCTTGGCTCATACCACACTCACCCTGGCAGCAGTGCAAGATGGGTTCCGCACACATGACCTGACCCTCGCCAGTCATg AGGAGAACCCCGCCTGGCTGCCCCTTTATGGTAGCGTGTGTTGCCGTCTGGTGGCTCAGCCTTTCTGCATGACTCAGCCTACTGCAAGTGGTACCCTCAAGGTGCAG CAAACTGGGGAGCTGCAGGACTGGGTGCGAGTGCATGGAGTCTTGAAAGGCACAAACCTCTTCTGTTACCGGCAACCTGAAGACACAGACACTGGGGAGGAGCCGCTGTTTACTATTGCGATCAACAAG GAGACTCGAGTCCGGGCAGGGGAGCTGGACCAGGCAGCGGGCCGGCCCTTCACCCTGAGCATCAGTAACCAGTATGCGGAGGATGAGGTGACACACACCCTTCAGGCAGAGAGTCGGGGAGCCCTGCAGAGCTGGATGGAAGCTCTGTGGCAGCTTTTCTTTGACATGA GCCAGTGGAAGCAGTGCTGcgatgaaataatgaaaattgaaACCCCTGCTCCTCGGAAACCACCCCAAGTACTGGCCAAGCAGGGGTCCTTGTACCATGAGATGG TCTTATCAGAACCTGTGACTCCAGGGGGCCCAAGTGAGGGGCTGCTCCTGCAGGATAATGCAATCTCAGCTGAGATCCAGGCTTGGCTTTCCTCCTACAGTGACAGGTGA
- the C14H2orf81 gene encoding uncharacterized protein C2orf81 homolog: protein MPGAGATAAAMTHEGPRQVRDRGVTRSKAEKARPPTAPVVLQVDIVPGRLTEAEWMALTALEEGEEVVGDILADLLARVMDSAFQVYLTQQCIPFTISQAREAMLQITEWRFLARDEGESAVAEDPTWGEDEEPLSCTTDAWAQGSVPVLHALTSVGLEETFQGEDQENVDQIPLGRSWMDTGSQERMESWERPPELRVTPGPLPTPVLFQETGPRGPLEKLDDQARGHLFAVGSLNASSQPSKEMAPAGSPHRSPELSLVASPQASVERAQPLSSQFSLEDLYYSQPQPYAVGDRPELKEEKVPRIPSVVSVSGPSAGGPTTLSASGGFQPQQPGRTDARPSALHYRMGRKAAMAHLDPARLSRHWVRPLAEVLVPDSETSPLEAYRGRQRGEKIEAPAGPQASAPSVRVSPSVFFPIAPGVPFRALGPGPSLQFPTLSLGLPSPGFGSKLPFASPGLRFLATHPARPDVARSPSPRLWPGAKWPSGWEGEGELLGELWAGRTRVPLQGLDPGDGESQDPHKWLHPVPRVLEAKCQVMRKPVLLPEALELAPGVSMWNPATQVLLSSAEPQKEDKEGGTSPPPT from the exons ATGCCCGGGGCTGGAGCTACAGCTGCGGCGATGACGCACGAAGGCCCG AGGCAGGTCCGAGACCGCGGGGTGACCCGATCCAAGGCGGAAAAGGCGCGGCCGCCTACGGCTCCGGTGGTGCTGCAGGTGGACATAGTGCCTGGGCGGCTCACTGAGGCTGAGTGGATGGCGCTCACGGCTCTCGAAGAGGGCGAGGAAGTGGTGGGGGACATCTTGGCTGATCTGCTGGCCCGAGTCATGGACTCTGCCTTTCAAGTCTACCTGACTCAACAG TGCATTCCATTCACCATCAGCCAGGCCCGGGAAGCCATGCTGCAGATCACCGAGTGGCGCTTCCTGGCCAGGGACGAGGGAGAATCTGCAGTGGCAGAGGACCCCACATGGGGCGAGGACGAGGAACCCTTGTCTTGCACGACGGATGCCTGGGCTCAGGGATCCGTGCCCGTGCTACACGCGCTGACCTCGGTGGGGCTGGAGGAGACCTTCCAAGGCGAA GACCAAGAGAACGTGGACCAGATCCCTTTAGGAAGATCGTGGATGGATACAGGCTCTCAGGAGCGGATGGAATCTTGGGAGCGTCCTCCTGAACTGAGAGTCACCCCGGGCCCCCTACCCACCCCGGTCCTGTTTCAGGAGACAGGGCCCAGGGGTCCTTTAGAGAAACTGGACGACCAGGCGAGGGGCCACCTGTTTGCAGTCGGATCCTTGAACGCGAGCAGCCAACCGTCGAAAGAGATGGCGCCCGCCGGCAGTCCCCACCGTTCTCCGGAGCTGTCCTTGGTAGCCAGCCCTCAGGCCTCTGTCGAGAGGGCACAGCCCCTCAGCTCTCAGTTCTCGCTCGAGGACCTCTACTATTCCCAGCCGCAGCCGTACGCGGTGGGAGACCGGCCGGAGCTCAAGGAGGAGAAGGTGCCCCGCATCCCCTCGGTCGTGTCGGTGTCCGGCCCCTCTGCGGGCGGCCCCACCACGCTCAGCGCCTCCGGGGGGTTCCAGCCGCAGCAGCCCGGGCGCACCGATGCGCGGCCCAGCGCGCTGCACTACAGAATGGGCCGCAAGGCGGCGATGGCGCACCTGGACCCGGCGCGGCTGTCGCGCCACTGGGTGCGCCCGCTGGCGGAGGTTCTGGTCCCAGACTCCGAGACGTCCCCCCTGGAAGCCTACCGCGGGCGCCAGCGGGGCGAGAAGATCGAGGCCCCAGCCGGACCGCAAGCCTCCGCCCCCAGCGTCCGCGTCTCCCCGTCAGTGTTCTTCCCTATCGCACCTGGCGTTCCTTTCCGAGCCTTGGGCCCCGGCCCCAGCCTCCAATTCCCTACTTTAAGTTTAGGCCTACCGTCGCCAGGTTTTGGTTCAAAGCTGCCCTTCGCTAGTCCCGGGCTCCGTTTTCTTGCCACACACCCGGCGCGCCCCGACGTGGCccgcagccccagccccagactATGGCCGGGTGCCAAGTGGCCCAGcggctgggagggggagggcgaGTTGCTGGGAGAGCTGTGGGCTGGCCGCACCCGCGTACCTCTGCAGGGCCTGGACCCTGGGGACGGGGAGAGCCAGGATCCTCACAAGTGGCTTCATCCCGTGCCCCGAGTTCTCGAGGCCAAGTGCCAGGTGATGCGGAAGCCCGTGTTGCTGCCGGAAGCACTGGAGCTGGCTCCTGGTGTGAGCATGTGGAACCCAGCCACCCAGGTGCTGCTCAGCTCTGCTGAACCTCAAAAGGAGGACAAAGAAGGTGGCACCTCTCCTCCACCCACATAG
- the RTKN gene encoding rhotekin isoform X2 → MQDRLHILEDLNMLYIRQMALSLEDTELQRKLDHEIRMREGTCKLLAACSQREQTLEATKSLLVCNSRILSYMGELQRRKEAQVLRKTGRRPSDSGPPAERSPCRGQVCISDLRIPLMWKDTEYFKNKGDLHRWAVFLLLQIGEHIQDTEMILVDRTLTDISFQNNVLFAEAGPDFELRLELYGACVEEEGALAGAPKRLATKLSSSLGRSSGRRVRASLETAGGSGSSPILLPTPAVGGPRYHLLAHTTLTLAAVQDGFRTHDLTLASHEENPAWLPLYGSVCCRLVAQPFCMTQPTASGTLKVQQTGELQDWVRVHGVLKGTNLFCYRQPEDTDTGEEPLFTIAINKETRVRAGELDQAAGRPFTLSISNQYAEDEVTHTLQAESRGALQSWMEALWQLFFDMSQWKQCCDEIMKIETPAPRKPPQVLAKQGSLYHEMAIEPLDDIAAVTDILAQREGTRLETPPPWLAVFTDQPALSGPCSPASVAPTPAQTHSLPWGRPRTLSLDAVPPDHSPGASHSVAPLPPKRSPQSRGLCSKGPPDTWLQSPV, encoded by the exons ATGCAGGACAGATTGCACATCCTGGAGGACCTGAATATGCTCTACATCCGGCAGATGGCGCTCAGCCTGGAG GACACAGAGTTGCAAAGAAAGCTAGACCATGAGATCCGGATGAGGGAAGGGACCTGCAAGCTGCTGGCGGCCTGCTCCCAGCGAGAGCAGACTCTGGAAGCCACCAAGAGCCTGCTAGTGTGCAACAGCCGCATCCTCAGCTACATGGGCGAGCTGCAGCGGCGCAAGGAGGCGCAGGTGCTGAGGAAGACAGGCCGGCG GCCTTCTGACAGTGGGCCGCCCGCTGAGCGCTCCCCCTGCCGTGGCCAGGTCTGCATTTCTG ATCTCCGGATTCCACTCATGTGGAAGGACACAGAATATTTCAAGAACAAAGGTG ACCTGCACCGTTGGGCTGTGTTCTTGCTGCTGCAGATAGGGGAACACATTCAGGACACGGAGATGATCCTGGTGGACAGGACCCTCACAGACATCTCCTTTCAGAACAACGTGCTCTT TGCCGAGGCAGGGCCAGACTTTGAACTGCGGCTGGAGCTGTATGGGGCCTGCGTGGAAGAGGAGGGGGCCCTGGCTGGAGCCCCCAAGAGGCTTGCCACCAAACTCAGCAGCTCGCTGGGCCGCTCCTCGGGGAGGCGTGTGCGGGCATCTCTGGAGACAGCTGGGGGCTCAGGGAGCAGTCCCATCTTGCTCCCCACCCCGGCTGTTGG TGGTCCTCGTTACCACCTCTTGGCTCATACCACACTCACCCTGGCAGCAGTGCAAGATGGGTTCCGCACACATGACCTGACCCTCGCCAGTCATg AGGAGAACCCCGCCTGGCTGCCCCTTTATGGTAGCGTGTGTTGCCGTCTGGTGGCTCAGCCTTTCTGCATGACTCAGCCTACTGCAAGTGGTACCCTCAAGGTGCAG CAAACTGGGGAGCTGCAGGACTGGGTGCGAGTGCATGGAGTCTTGAAAGGCACAAACCTCTTCTGTTACCGGCAACCTGAAGACACAGACACTGGGGAGGAGCCGCTGTTTACTATTGCGATCAACAAG GAGACTCGAGTCCGGGCAGGGGAGCTGGACCAGGCAGCGGGCCGGCCCTTCACCCTGAGCATCAGTAACCAGTATGCGGAGGATGAGGTGACACACACCCTTCAGGCAGAGAGTCGGGGAGCCCTGCAGAGCTGGATGGAAGCTCTGTGGCAGCTTTTCTTTGACATGA GCCAGTGGAAGCAGTGCTGcgatgaaataatgaaaattgaaACCCCTGCTCCTCGGAAACCACCCCAAGTACTGGCCAAGCAGGGGTCCTTGTACCATGAGATGG ctattgagccgcTGGATGACATCGCAGCGGTGACAGACATCCTGGCCCAGCGGGAGGGCACGAGGCTGGAGACGCCCCCACCCTGGCTAGCAGTGTTTACAGACCAGCCTGCCCTGTCTGGCCCCTGCTCGCCTGCTTCAGTGGCCCCAACCCCAGCCCAGACCCATTCCCTGCCCTGGGGGAGACCCCGAACGTTATCCCTGGATGCTGTCCCCCCAGACCACTCCCCTGGGGCTTCTCATTCGGTTGCCCCTCTACCCCCGAAGCGGTCCCCACAGTCCAGAGGCCTCTGCAGCAAAGGCCCACCCGACACTTGGCTCCAGTCCCCAGTGTGA
- the RTKN gene encoding rhotekin isoform X3, with protein sequence MREGTCKLLAACSQREQTLEATKSLLVCNSRILSYMGELQRRKEAQVLRKTGRRPSDSGPPAERSPCRGQVCISDLRIPLMWKDTEYFKNKGDLHRWAVFLLLQIGEHIQDTEMILVDRTLTDISFQNNVLFAEAGPDFELRLELYGACVEEEGALAGAPKRLATKLSSSLGRSSGRRVRASLETAGGSGSSPILLPTPAVGGPRYHLLAHTTLTLAAVQDGFRTHDLTLASHEENPAWLPLYGSVCCRLVAQPFCMTQPTASGTLKVQQTGELQDWVRVHGVLKGTNLFCYRQPEDTDTGEEPLFTIAINKETRVRAGELDQAAGRPFTLSISNQYAEDEVTHTLQAESRGALQSWMEALWQLFFDMSQWKQCCDEIMKIETPAPRKPPQVLAKQGSLYHEMAIEPLDDIAAVTDILAQREGTRLETPPPWLAVFTDQPALSGPCSPASVAPTPAQTHSLPWGRPRTLSLDAVPPDHSPGASHSVAPLPPKRSPQSRGLCSKGPPDTWLQSPV encoded by the exons ATGAGGGAAGGGACCTGCAAGCTGCTGGCGGCCTGCTCCCAGCGAGAGCAGACTCTGGAAGCCACCAAGAGCCTGCTAGTGTGCAACAGCCGCATCCTCAGCTACATGGGCGAGCTGCAGCGGCGCAAGGAGGCGCAGGTGCTGAGGAAGACAGGCCGGCG GCCTTCTGACAGTGGGCCGCCCGCTGAGCGCTCCCCCTGCCGTGGCCAGGTCTGCATTTCTG ATCTCCGGATTCCACTCATGTGGAAGGACACAGAATATTTCAAGAACAAAGGTG ACCTGCACCGTTGGGCTGTGTTCTTGCTGCTGCAGATAGGGGAACACATTCAGGACACGGAGATGATCCTGGTGGACAGGACCCTCACAGACATCTCCTTTCAGAACAACGTGCTCTT TGCCGAGGCAGGGCCAGACTTTGAACTGCGGCTGGAGCTGTATGGGGCCTGCGTGGAAGAGGAGGGGGCCCTGGCTGGAGCCCCCAAGAGGCTTGCCACCAAACTCAGCAGCTCGCTGGGCCGCTCCTCGGGGAGGCGTGTGCGGGCATCTCTGGAGACAGCTGGGGGCTCAGGGAGCAGTCCCATCTTGCTCCCCACCCCGGCTGTTGG TGGTCCTCGTTACCACCTCTTGGCTCATACCACACTCACCCTGGCAGCAGTGCAAGATGGGTTCCGCACACATGACCTGACCCTCGCCAGTCATg AGGAGAACCCCGCCTGGCTGCCCCTTTATGGTAGCGTGTGTTGCCGTCTGGTGGCTCAGCCTTTCTGCATGACTCAGCCTACTGCAAGTGGTACCCTCAAGGTGCAG CAAACTGGGGAGCTGCAGGACTGGGTGCGAGTGCATGGAGTCTTGAAAGGCACAAACCTCTTCTGTTACCGGCAACCTGAAGACACAGACACTGGGGAGGAGCCGCTGTTTACTATTGCGATCAACAAG GAGACTCGAGTCCGGGCAGGGGAGCTGGACCAGGCAGCGGGCCGGCCCTTCACCCTGAGCATCAGTAACCAGTATGCGGAGGATGAGGTGACACACACCCTTCAGGCAGAGAGTCGGGGAGCCCTGCAGAGCTGGATGGAAGCTCTGTGGCAGCTTTTCTTTGACATGA GCCAGTGGAAGCAGTGCTGcgatgaaataatgaaaattgaaACCCCTGCTCCTCGGAAACCACCCCAAGTACTGGCCAAGCAGGGGTCCTTGTACCATGAGATGG ctattgagccgcTGGATGACATCGCAGCGGTGACAGACATCCTGGCCCAGCGGGAGGGCACGAGGCTGGAGACGCCCCCACCCTGGCTAGCAGTGTTTACAGACCAGCCTGCCCTGTCTGGCCCCTGCTCGCCTGCTTCAGTGGCCCCAACCCCAGCCCAGACCCATTCCCTGCCCTGGGGGAGACCCCGAACGTTATCCCTGGATGCTGTCCCCCCAGACCACTCCCCTGGGGCTTCTCATTCGGTTGCCCCTCTACCCCCGAAGCGGTCCCCACAGTCCAGAGGCCTCTGCAGCAAAGGCCCACCCGACACTTGGCTCCAGTCCCCAGTGTGA